In one Fusobacterium perfoetens ATCC 29250 genomic region, the following are encoded:
- the miaA gene encoding tRNA (adenosine(37)-N6)-dimethylallyltransferase MiaA has product MEVFMKGIVIAGPTGVGKTDLSLKLAKELDCYIISSDSAQVYKDMNIGTAKILEEEMKGIKHFMLDIVEPISKYSVGDYQKEVDKILQETEKENKNIILTGGTGLYIGAITEGLSDLPSGDENLRKELSKLSTNELYEKLKVLDCESIKNIHINNRKRLERALEVCLLTGKKFSELSKQNIKNNNYSFLKVCLTRNRENLYKRIDKRVDIMVENGLVEEVKNICEKYGKEIIKKINIIGYSEIIDYFNGEISLEEAISNIKRNSRRYAKRQLTWFRNQDNYIWFNLDEESEESILIQIKNLFYRL; this is encoded by the coding sequence ATAGAGGTTTTTATGAAAGGAATAGTTATAGCTGGACCTACAGGTGTTGGAAAAACAGATTTATCTTTAAAATTAGCAAAAGAATTAGATTGTTATATTATTTCTTCTGACTCAGCACAGGTTTATAAAGATATGAATATAGGAACTGCAAAAATTTTAGAAGAAGAAATGAAAGGAATAAAACATTTTATGTTAGATATTGTAGAACCTATTTCAAAATATAGTGTTGGTGACTATCAAAAAGAAGTAGATAAGATATTACAAGAGACAGAAAAAGAAAATAAAAATATCATTCTGACAGGAGGAACAGGTCTTTATATAGGAGCCATAACAGAGGGACTTTCTGATTTGCCTTCAGGAGATGAAAATTTAAGAAAAGAATTATCAAAACTTTCTACAAATGAATTATATGAAAAATTAAAAGTTTTAGATTGTGAAAGTATTAAAAATATCCATATTAACAATAGAAAAAGATTAGAAAGAGCATTAGAAGTTTGTCTTTTAACAGGAAAAAAATTTTCAGAACTATCTAAACAAAATATTAAAAATAACAATTACTCATTTTTAAAAGTTTGTTTAACAAGAAATAGAGAAAATCTATATAAAAGAATAGATAAAAGAGTAGATATAATGGTTGAAAATGGTCTTGTTGAAGAGGTTAAAAATATTTGTGAAAAATACGGTAAAGAAATAATAAAAAAAATAAATATAATAGGTTATAGTGAAATTATAGATTATTTTAATGGAGAAATATCATTAGAGGAAGCTATTTCTAATATAAAAAGAAATTCTAGAAGATATGCTAAAAGACAACTTACTTGGTTTAGAAATCAAGATAATTATATTTGGTTTAATTTAGATGAGGAATCGGAAGAAAGTATATTAATTCAGATAAAAAACTTATTTTACAGATTATAA